In a genomic window of Urocitellus parryii isolate mUroPar1 chromosome 11, mUroPar1.hap1, whole genome shotgun sequence:
- the P3r3urf gene encoding P3R3URF protein, whose translation MGPSQLVRAPRPRGLSSPYRRPGMGWPRPRIPSMFKCSRRSYRQKPQGPAATNLPTMTTEISNTHTATTSVWILSPQVLRHLCQPGSFLIL comes from the exons ATGGGGCCTTCTCAGCTTGTCCGTGCCCCTCGGCCCCGGGGCCTGAGTTCCCCTTACCGTAGGCCAGGTATGGGTTGGCCCCGTCCCCGGATTCCCAGTATGTTCAAGTGTAGCCGAAGAAGTTACCGGCAGAAACCTCAAGGCCCAGCTGCCACCAATCTTCCCACCATGACCACAGAAATCAGCAACACCCATACTGCTACCACCAGTGTGTGGATCCTCTCACCTCAAG tTCTCAGACACCTCTGTCAACCTGGGAGCTTTCTGATCCTTTAG
- the Tspan1 gene encoding tetraspanin-1, which yields MQCFSFIKNMMVFFNTLIFLCGAALLAVGIWVSVDGPSFVKIFGPMSSSAMQFINVGYFLIAAGVVLFVLGFLGCYGAKSENKCALMTFFFIILLIFVAEIAAAVVALVYTTMAEEFLKMVVVPAIKKDYGSQKDFTQVWNYTMEGLKCCGFNNYTDFEDSPYFKENQLFPPYCCININGTAEEPCTMYEAQKNSVQGCFKQLLHDIRTNAFTVGGVAFGIGALELAAMIVSMYLYCHLK from the exons ATGCAGTGCTTCAGCTTCATTAAGAACATGATGGTCTTCTTCAATACGCTCATCTTT CTGTGTGGTGCTGCCCTGTTGGCTGTGGGCATTTGGGTGTCGGTTGATGGGCCATCCTTCGTGAAGATCTTTGGGCCGATGTCATCCAGTGCCATGCAGTTTATCAACGTGGGCTACTTCCTCATCGCAGCTGGAGTTGTGCTCTTTGTTCTTGGTTTCCTGGGCTGCTACGGTGCTAAGTCTGAGAACAAGTGTGCACTCATGACG TTCTTCTTCATCATCCTCCTCATCTTTGTTGCTGAGATTGCAGCTGCTGTGGTTGCCTTGGTGTACACCACAATG GCTGAGGAATTCCTGAAAATGGTGGTAGTACCTGCCATCAAGAAAGACTATGGTTCCCAGAAAGACTTCACCCAAGTGTGGAACTATACCATGGAAGGG CTCAAGTGTTGTGGCTTCAACAACTACACGGATTTTGAGGACTCGCCCTACTTCAAAGAAAACCAACTCTTTCCTCCATACTGTTGTATCAACATCAACGGAACAGCTGAAGAACCTTGTACCATGTATGAGGCCCAGAAAAACTCTGTACAG GGTTGCTTCAAACAGCTTCTGCATGACATCCGAACCAATGCATTCACTGTGGGTGGTGTGGCCTTTGGAATTGGGGCCCTGGAG CTGGCTGCCATGATTGTATCCATGTACCTGTACTGCCATCTGAAATAA